Genomic DNA from Anolis sagrei isolate rAnoSag1 chromosome 12, rAnoSag1.mat, whole genome shotgun sequence:
CCGGCTAAGGCGGAAGGGGAGGAGCCATAACGGGCCTCAGCGGAAGGAAGCAGGTTTTCGTTGCCTGGAGACGGCAGGAAGGGGCGAGCGAGCGGGAGCTGGGCCTGGCCTTCCCCTCCTCACCGTCTCCGTCTcccgggcgggcgggcgggcggccaTGGCGGAGTTCCGGCTGCACCGCGACGTGGACGAGCTTGTGCGTCTGCTGCTGTTGCGGGGCGAGGCCGGCGGGGGCGGGTGCGGGGGCGCCGAGGGCTTCGTGGAGCTCCTCCAGAAGAGCCGCGCCCAGCACGGACACGCCCCGGCACCCTCCGCCGCCAACGCCGCCGCCGCCAAGGTCAGGGTCCGggccgggagggagggagcgggggAGGAAGCCCTGTGACGCCCTCACTCGCCCAggggtcttggcctacaactcccagaacccccagCCAGCCACTTCCCCAGCTGTtcggattcctgggagttgaaggccaaaacccctgggggggagggagggggagggagggggggaggggcccACAGATGTGGAGAAAGAAGCGCTGCCCTCACCCCTCCCATGGCCCCAGGCCCCTCCCCTCCCTGAAGGCCCTCCCAccaccctatatatatatatatatacacacacacacacacataaacataactCAAGGGATGCTCCCCCgaccccttcccctcccctcccttcagCCCCTCCCCTGCCCTACATAGATAGACATAAACATAAATCCATGGATTCTCCCCTCAGCTCCACCCACTCATCCAGGCCCCACCCTTCACAGCCCCCTTCAGCCCCTCCCACTaccccacacatacacatacataaatatatctCAATGGATGCGGCCATCAGCCCCTCCTACTCCCCCAGACCCCTCCCACCACCCCACATATATACCCATAATTATAAATCAGTGGATGCTCCCCCaaccctctcccctcccttcaGCCCCTCCACtaatggagtccccagtggcacagtgggctaaaccaacaggtccaggttcgaatccggggagaggcggatgagctccctctatcagctccagctcctcatgcggggacataagagaagccttccacaaggatgataaaacatcaaaacatccgggcaacgtcccctgggcaacgtccttgcagacggccaattctctcacaccaggagcgacttggtcctgacacgacaaaaaaaaaagcccctcccaccccatatatatatatatatatatatatatatatatatatatatatgttgataCTCCCATCAGCCCCTCCCACCACCACAggcccctcccacctctctctccctctccctatactccacttgcttcactttcagccatagatgcaggcaaaatgtcaggggagaatgctgctggacatatagcctgaaacacaacccagtgatcccggccatgggAGCCTTGGGCAACACTTTCctgtttctccttccctctccgtTTCCTCAGGCCAAGCTGGCGGAGTGCTCCCGCTGCCCAGAGACCTTCCTGCGGAAGTACGAGGAGCTGAAGGGCAAGAACGTGCGGCACCTTGACGCCCTGCTCGGCCTCCTCGCCCGCCTCGCGGGGGACCCCccggtgagtgagtgagtgagcgagTGAGTGAGTGACAGCAGTagactgaaggagagaaggggaggggccTCCGTGGCCATGTGGGGTGCGGGGAGAGGGGTTATTGTTGGACAGGCAATACCCTACAGAGTTACAAACCTCagagttacaaacacccgacttacaaatgacttctaGTTAAGAACCATGGGGCTGAGGCcacagggtgacaaaggcaaggacaagcAGAGCTGTGACTACATTGAACTCTATGGCTTCGcgttgatgtggcattgggggctgagTGGTGGTGGGTGGGGTGTGGAGGGGTGGGcgtgttgttttgtgatgtgtgcttggaaacacatttaatttttttgtgcaACAGCACCATGACAACAAAgctattgtattgtgtttcatTCTGCACTCTCAAACCCCGCTTCTCAAATAGAGAGTAACCAGGATTGACCCCTTCCCAATTTCCCGAGAGACGTGCTTGCCGTGGGGAGCCTCCCTCCTGCGACCCTGCCTGACCCgaccctccccttctctctcccctcgCAGACCCTCCAGTTCCTGCAGCAGAACGCCAAGGAGAGGGCCGAGCTTGCAGTGGCCACGGCTCCCGTTGCCGGCCCCGGCATCGCCTCCTCTGCCGCCACCGCCTCCTCCGCCTCTTCTTCAGCCCCGAAAATGACGGCCCAGGAGCTGGAGGAGCTCCGCAAGCAGCTGGGCAGCGTGGCCGCCTCCGGGCCCCAGCACCACCGGCCCAAGGTGAGCCGGAAGACCCCCACAGGGGGGATATTATACACTCTGTTTGCTTGGGGCTTCCTTGAAGGCACCAGGCACAGGGTGAAGTGAATAAAGGAGAAAGTGCTGCTTGAACAGGGTCACACTGCCAGGAAGCCACACGGCACCCCACTTGCAGAGTCGGCATGTATTCCAGCCGTGTCAGACTCGCCTTGTCTCTCCTGCAGCCGCTGCACCAGGTGCGGAAGGAGCTGAGGGAGAAGCAGAGCCGGAAGAACACCGGGcagcccctcccctccttccccgaCTGGGTCTACGAGCGCCCCGCCCTCCTCGGGGACTTCCTCCCGGGCTCCGCCCTCAGCACGGACACGATCGTGCCCATCGGTGGgttcctggagggagggagggaaggagggcctcTACCAAGGTGTCCATTTCCTGACCCGCGACTCCCAAATAACAAGGCCCactgtgccccccccccgcccccgcttCCAGGCACGCTCCCGCTGGCGGCGCAGGAGTCAGCGCTGGTGGAGGACCTGCTCTACGTCCTGATCGGGGTGGACGGGCAGTACATTGCCGCCCAGCCACTGGTGGGCCAAGAGGGGCGGACCTTCCTGGTGGACCCCAACCTGGACATGTCCGTCAAGGAGCTGGTTGGGCGCATCCTCCCTGTGGCCGCCAGTTACTCCGGGGTGACCAGGTACGCGCACTGGCACTGGGGGGAAGGGAAGCCGTGAGGCAGGGAGTCCTTCCTAAGGTTGGACTCGTTGAGCCGTTGCCCATGGGGCATACGTGTCTTGGCTCCCCCCTTTTTATATAGGTTTGTTGAGGAGAAGGCCTCGTTTGAGTACGGGCAAGTGAACCACGCGCTGGCGGCCGCCATGCGGACCCTGGTCAAGGAGTACATGATCCTGGTCACCCAGCTGGAGCACCTCCAGCGCCAGGGCCTCCTCTCCCTCCAGAAGCTCTGGTTCTACATCCAGCCCACCATGCGCACCATGGAGATCCTGGCCTCCATCGGTGAGGGGCTCCCCTCTCTCCTCCTGGGTCCCttgcagaccccccccccttgagaggagggagaggggagggtcTCCTCActcgcctgccttccttcctccctccctcaccctcCCTTCGTGTTGCCGCAGCGATGGCCGTGGACCGGGGGGAGTGCGTGGGGGGCGCCACGCTGAGCCTGCTCCACGACAAGACCTTCAGCTCCACGGGGGACAGCCAGGCCCAGGAGCTCTGCCTCTACCTCACCAAGGCCGCCAGCGTCCCCTACTTCGAGATCCTGGAGAAGTGGATCTACAGGGGACTCATCAACGATCCCTACAGGTGCGCAAGGGGAGGGCgtggcgggggggaggggggagggacagGCACCCAGATCTCACTCTGAGGAATAGTATTTGAACCTTACAATGCTCTTTAATCTGTCTTCAGTGGGAGAGAGAGCAGCAGGCACACATACTCAGCACTGGGTTTTATAAGAgctactagccatcccttgccacatgttgctgtggcccagtctgtgtatatatgtgtgtgtttgtgtatatatgtggttttgcatattttttgtaatgtattgtattgtttattggccttctactgtgtttttcagtgtgtttatcagtgatggtcactcattggcccgagaggtgtcttgtgtccaaatttggggtccattcgtccagtggttttggagttatgttaatcccacaaaccaacattacattatctagattactagccgtcccctgccatgtgttgctgtggcccagtctgtgtatatgtgttttgtgtgcgtgtatatgcttatatgtgtgtgtttgtgtatatatgtggttttgcatatgtgttgtaatgtattgtgtgttttttggctttttaaatccctcctgttgtgtttttcattgtttttatgagtgatggtcactcattggcccgagaggtgtcttgtgcccaaatttggtgtccattcgtccagtggtttctgagttctgtggcccagtctgtgtatatgtcttttaagtgtatacatgtgtgtgtatatatttatgtatatgtgtatatatgtgtgtttgtgtatatatttggttttgcatatgtgttgtaatgtgttgtcatgtattgtattgtttttcggctttttaagtcccttccactgtttttcagtattttttaatgagtggtggtcactcattgccctgagaggtgtcttgtgtccaaatttggtgtccattcgtccagtggtttttgagttgtgttaatcccacaaacagacattacatgtttatttatatagacaaaaTGTGGTTACACAGACAAAAAAGGGGGAGCAGCGCATATGCTGTAACATTCACTCACATGCACTCACTCACTCGTGCTCACCACCCTTCTTCATCCAGTTCATCCTCACTTATACTTCAGCATTTACTCCTAATCCATACATTCCACATTCGTCCTCACTTCCCTTCTCCGCTCAGTCCGTCCAGCTTCTTGGTTGTGTGTCTGAGGGCAGGAGGGGATCCTGTTGTGGCCGGAATGCCACTGCCCCCTGCTCACCGGTGTCgtcgtgtgtgtgtgtccctccccccccccccccggcagtgAATTCATGGTGGAGGAGCACGAGCTGCAGAAGGAGAAGATCCAGGAGGATTACAACGACAAGTACTGGGACCAGCGCTACACCCTCGTCCCGCAGCAGATCCCCTCCTTCCTGCAGAAGGTGGCCGACAAGATCCTCAGTGCAGGTCAGGGCCACCCTCCGGCTTTGGTTTCAGCTTTCCGGGTTCCCCTGGGAGTCCAGGGGTCagcactccttccttccttccttccttccttccttccttccttccttcggagTGAGCcgggactcatcgctgagcctggaaccccaggtcttggtggtggccaggggagcttttgcacagttaaagcttgtgtgccagctgtgcccatatcttggtaagtctgacttggccacggtagtccacgctctggttacgtCCTGCATAGACTAcagcaacacgctctacatggggctgcctttgaagactgttcaaaagctccaaatggtccagctAGCAGTagacaggttgctaacaggagcggcactcagggagcatacaactccgctgctgtgtcagctccactggctccaccgggtacaattcaaagccctaaacggttccagcccagcttagcTGTCTGAACACATCCctccctatgaacccaccagggacTTGAGAtcgtccgaggaggccctgctcttgatcccgcctgcttcacaagcacgtctggcgtggatgagagacagggccttctctgtggtgccccctcaaatgtggaactccctgcccagggatattagatcggccccctccctcctaacctgaaaacgtggctctttgagcaagctttttgaGCCTCAGCATAATTAGACAAATTTGAAACAGAAAATGACCCGGGAACGGCTAAGACAACAGGACAGATGAGGACTGGACATGGCGACgtagttttaatatttttattgttcaatgttttgatgtttttagataCAGTGTAATGGGatgctttattgttattgttgtatgtattttatatatggcatcgaattgtgccgactgtttGCCGCCctaagtcgccttcgggctgagatgGGCGGGGcagaaatagcgtaaataaataagcaaataaatagatCCCTCCTCCCTTCTGTGCAGGGAAGTACCTGAACGTGGTGCGGGAGTGTGGCCAGAACGTGAGCTGCCCGGTGGCCAAGGAGGTCATCTACACCCTGAAGGAGCGGGAGTACGTGGAGCAGATCGAGAAGGCCTACAGCTACGCCAGCAAGGTCCTCCTGGACTTCCTCATGGAGGAGAAGGAGCTCGTGGCCCACCTACGGTGCGTCCGCCCGCCCACCCGCCCCTCCAGCGCCCCTCCCTCCAAAGGCAGGCCATGGGTTTGGCCCCGCTCCAGAAAGGGGCCCCGGTTGGGAGAGATACTTGGGAAGAGGCTGTTGGCCCAGggcatcctggggggggggggcaggagtagGAGGAAGGGTTGGGTGAACTGTCTCCTTGCCGTCACGAACAGAGACATGCACATCGTCGCCTTCAAGGCATATGGGAGAGAGACCTTGGAGACACAAATTGAGTCTGAGGTtctgtttagtctgcagaagaagaagaagaggggcgAGAGGAGCCCCGAGGGTTCCCCTGCCTGCCTTTCCCCAtggacgtgtgtgtgtgtgcaccccTTGGCCCTCCTCTTGGCCCTTTGCGGGGTCCCCGGAGGCTGTCCCCTGCCGACTCGGCCCGGCCCCCTTCCGGCTCCCCCTTTATTTCCAGGTGgctctcttccctcctctccctcccttcagcTCCATCAAGCACTACTTCCTGATGGACCAAGGGGACTTCTACGTCCACTTCATGGACCTGAcggaggaggagctgaagaagCCCGTGGAGGACATCGTGCCCACCCGCCTGGAGGCGCTGCTGGAGCTGGCCCTGCGCATGAGCACCGCCAACACTGACCCCTTCAAGGACGACCTCAAGGTACGCCGGACCAGGCGCCCTTCCCGCTCCTCCTTTAGCCTCTTGCCTTGGGTTGGGCTGCACTGGGAACAGCCACTCCTGGTCAATCCCTTCTTCAGAATCGTACAATATCCATCAGTCCAAACACAAGGCCCACAAACACTCGTAACCTAACGCCACTGTTCCCTCCCCGATGGGCCCCCTCCCCACAAATGTGTCTGTTCATGGCTCTCTCgtccagtgttttatcattttatgtcgcgcatttgcccccccccccccactgtgttttattctctgttatgttattttgcactgtttattttacttggttggtttatttattgtggtgttgtttttgttgtttatattttatgtattgctgggcttggcctcatgtaagctgccccgagtcccctttggggagatggtggcggggtataaataaagttgttgttgttagtagtagtagtagtattactattattgtgatatattgttttactatattgctgggcctggcctcatgtaagctgcctgagtccccctggggagatggtggcgaggtataaataaagagtattattattattattattattattattgtgttatattgttttactgcATTGCTGGGctgggcctcatgtaagccgctcagagtcccatttggggagatggttgtggggtataaataaagattattattattattattattattattattattattattattatgataaccGGCTGTAGCTCTTTCCAAGACGTTGCTCCCAGCAAAGAGCTGCTGCGGCCACCAGCTATTTTCGCTGCCCAGTAAATCCCTTACAGCTGAGAGGCCCTCTTCTGAGCCTGTCGATTCTCAGCTGGAcggcatcaacaacaacaacaacaacaacaacaataataataataatctttatttatactctgccaccatctcccccaacggggactcggggcggcttacatgaggccaagcccaacagcatattacaataaaataaaacacaaacacacacaacgaggcaataaaatacaacaacattCAGTCTTAGCTGAATCCAGGCGGGATGGGTCAGCTGAGGAAGAGCCCCATTGTGCCTGGACTGTGTCTCCTCCAAGGCTAGAGGGTCCTTGCGGGGCTCAGgctcccctaaccctaaccctctccTTCcccgccttctctctctctctctctctctccccagatCGACCTGATGCCCCACGACCTCATCACGCAGCTCCTGCGCGTCCTGGCCATCGAGACCAAGCAGGAGAAGGCCATCCTCAACGCCGACCCCACGGAGCTCTCGCTCAGCGGCCTGGAGGCCTTCTCCTTTGACTACGTGGTCAAGTGGCCCCTCTCCCTCATCATCAACAGGTAGGCCTGGCCCTGGGGGAGGGTGGGGGCTGGCTTCCGGAAGAGTCTGTGGGGTGGATCCCCACCATCTCTCTCTTCCAAATTGGAGACTGGAAAGAGGAGAGGCAACTACGGGTGCATTTCTGAGGGTGACCAGGACAATTGGGCCACAAAATCAGAGTCACagctcagtaataataataataataataatagtaataataataactttgtttataccccgccaccatctccccgatggggactcagggcagcttacatgaggccaagcccagcaatacagtaaaacaatataacacaataataataataataataataataataataataataatagtaataataataatagtaataataatattatttaaactctgccaccatctccccagagggactcagggcagcttacatgaggccaagcccagcaatacagtaaaacaatataacacaataataataataataataatagtaataataataataataatagtaataataattttatttaaactctgccaccatctccccagagggactcagggcagcttacatgaggccaggcccagcaATACAGTTAAACAATataggacaataataataataataataatagtaataataataattttatttataccccgccaccatctccccaggggactcggggcagcttacatgaggccgagcccagcaatacagtaaaacaatagcataataataataattattagggGACTCAGAACTGTTTAcagaggcagcaattcaatgcccacaacaccataaaaacatttcaaaacattaacatctatctatataaataaaaatgtcatgttcgtttgtgggagtaacagaactcaaaaaccactggacgaattgacaccaaatttggacacaagacacctaacactccaatgtatgtccttcactcaaaaaaaaatgattttgtcatttgggagttgtagttgctgggatttatagttcacctacaatcaaagagcattctgaactccaccaatgatggaattgaaccaaacctgaccaacagaaaatgctataagggtttggtgggcattgaccttgagtttgggagttgtagttcacctacatccagagagcgctgtatactcaagcagtgatggatctggaccaaacttgacacaaatattccatatgcccagatatgaacacagatggggtttgggggaaataggccttgacagttgctgggatttatagttcacctccaatcaaagagcattccgaaccccaccaatgatggaattgaaccaaagttggcacacaggcctcccatgaccaacagaaaatactggatgggtttagtgggcagtgtcctttggttttggatttgtagttcacctacatccagagaccactgtggactcaaacaatgatggatctggaccaaacttggcacgaagactcaataggcccaaatgtggggtttggggaaaatagaatcttgacatttgggagttgtatttgctgggatttatagttcacctacaatcacagagcattctgaaccccaccaatgatggaattgggccaaacctcccacacagaacccccatgacaaccagagtgggccacagcaacatgtggcaggggatggctagtataatataaaatcatGACAAAATTAATAAGACATGGGTAATCGACATCTCCTAGTTCAAAACTGTTTCATAGTAGTggtaaccgcattgagtcgcctgtttgggctgaaaaatgcggtatagaaataaagcaaataaataataaataataatgccgTGCCCCTCCCCCTTGACGCGGTGCAGGAAGGCCCTGACGCGCTACCAGATGCTCTTCCGGCACATGTTCTACTGCAAACACGTGGAGCGGCAGCTCTGCAACGTCTGGATCAGCAGCAAGG
This window encodes:
- the TUBGCP2 gene encoding gamma-tubulin complex component 2 is translated as MAEFRLHRDVDELVRLLLLRGEAGGGGCGGAEGFVELLQKSRAQHGHAPAPSAANAAAAKAKLAECSRCPETFLRKYEELKGKNVRHLDALLGLLARLAGDPPTLQFLQQNAKERAELAVATAPVAGPGIASSAATASSASSSAPKMTAQELEELRKQLGSVAASGPQHHRPKPLHQVRKELREKQSRKNTGQPLPSFPDWVYERPALLGDFLPGSALSTDTIVPIGTLPLAAQESALVEDLLYVLIGVDGQYIAAQPLVGQEGRTFLVDPNLDMSVKELVGRILPVAASYSGVTRFVEEKASFEYGQVNHALAAAMRTLVKEYMILVTQLEHLQRQGLLSLQKLWFYIQPTMRTMEILASIAMAVDRGECVGGATLSLLHDKTFSSTGDSQAQELCLYLTKAASVPYFEILEKWIYRGLINDPYSEFMVEEHELQKEKIQEDYNDKYWDQRYTLVPQQIPSFLQKVADKILSAGKYLNVVRECGQNVSCPVAKEVIYTLKEREYVEQIEKAYSYASKVLLDFLMEEKELVAHLRSIKHYFLMDQGDFYVHFMDLTEEELKKPVEDIVPTRLEALLELALRMSTANTDPFKDDLKIDLMPHDLITQLLRVLAIETKQEKAILNADPTELSLSGLEAFSFDYVVKWPLSLIINRKALTRYQMLFRHMFYCKHVERQLCNVWISSKAAKRYSLHSSKWFAGAFTLRQRMLNFVQNIQYYMMFEVMEPTWHVLEKSLKSASNIDDVLTHHTSFLDNCLKDCMLTNPELLKIFSKMMSVCVMFTNCMQRFSHSMKLGTERMQDEEEEEEEERQQEEEAQVPPSQKQKARKLRADSLRVTAGFEATINKFDSNFSAHLLDLLDKLSLYSTNDCEHSMINIIYRLDFNGFYTERLEHMSAERGQKAVATQ